In the genome of Streptomyces collinus, one region contains:
- a CDS encoding RNA degradosome polyphosphate kinase translates to MNPAVPEPSPPREGPEGNGSTHVTPPLPPALSDAPVMLAARKNGSMSQPNTQAQVQHAQPSVGSIAAHRPHTVAAAVSDLEPDIDADLDAYEESPYDGPQLPQGRFLDRERSWLAFNERVLELAEDPNTPLLERANFLAIFASNLDEFFMVRVAGLKRRIATGVATRSASGLQPREVLEMIWARSRELMARHAACYHEDVAPALAEEGIHLVRWNELQEKEQARLFTLFRHQIFPVLTPLAVDPAHPFPYISGLSLNLAVVVRNPVTGHKHFARVKVPPLLSRFLESSPGRYVPIEDVIAAHLEELFPGMEVLEHHAFRLTRNEDLEVEEDDAENLLQALEKELMRRRFGPPVRLEVEESIDREVLDLLVRELKISEAEVYPLPGPLDLTGLFRIASLDRPELKYRKFVAGTHRDLAEVESASAPDIFAALRERDVLLHHPYDSFSTSVQAFLEQAAGDPDVLAIKQTLYRTSGDSPIVDALIEAAEAGKQVLVLVEIKARFDEHANIKWARKLEEAGCHVVYGLVGLKTHCKLSLVVRQEGETLRRYSHVGTGNYHPKTARLYEDLGLLTADPQVGADLSDLFNRLSGYSRRETYRRLLVAPKSLRDGLVSRITKEVQHHRAGRPAYVRIKVNSMVDEAVIDACYRAAQAGVPVDIWVRGICAVRPGVAGLSENIRVRSILGRFLEHSRVFAFGNGGEPEVWFGSADMMHRNLDRRIEALVRVTDPAHRAALNRLLETGMSDSTASWHLGPDGDWTRHATDADGQPLRNVQEMLIDARRRRRGTATP, encoded by the coding sequence ATGAATCCCGCCGTGCCAGAGCCTTCCCCGCCCCGTGAGGGTCCCGAGGGAAACGGGAGCACTCATGTGACACCCCCGCTCCCGCCCGCGCTGTCCGACGCGCCCGTGATGCTCGCGGCGCGGAAGAATGGGTCCATGAGCCAGCCGAACACCCAGGCACAGGTCCAGCACGCGCAGCCCTCCGTGGGCTCCATCGCAGCCCACCGCCCTCACACGGTGGCCGCGGCGGTCTCCGATCTGGAACCGGACATCGACGCCGACCTCGACGCGTACGAGGAGTCGCCGTACGACGGGCCCCAGCTGCCCCAGGGCCGCTTCCTCGACCGGGAGCGCAGTTGGCTCGCGTTCAACGAGCGCGTGCTCGAGCTCGCCGAGGACCCGAACACGCCCCTGCTGGAGCGGGCCAACTTCCTCGCGATCTTCGCCAGCAACCTGGACGAGTTCTTCATGGTCCGGGTGGCCGGTCTGAAGCGCCGCATCGCCACCGGCGTGGCCACCCGCTCCGCCTCCGGCCTCCAGCCCCGCGAGGTGCTGGAGATGATCTGGGCCCGCTCCCGCGAGCTGATGGCCCGGCACGCCGCCTGCTACCACGAGGACGTCGCCCCCGCGCTCGCGGAGGAGGGCATCCACCTGGTCCGCTGGAACGAGCTGCAGGAGAAGGAGCAGGCCCGCCTGTTCACCCTGTTCCGGCACCAGATCTTCCCCGTGCTGACCCCGCTGGCGGTCGACCCGGCGCACCCCTTCCCGTACATCTCCGGCCTGTCCCTGAACCTGGCCGTCGTCGTGCGCAACCCGGTCACGGGCCACAAGCACTTCGCCCGGGTGAAGGTGCCGCCGCTGCTGTCCCGCTTCCTGGAGAGCTCCCCGGGCCGCTACGTCCCCATCGAGGACGTCATCGCCGCCCATCTGGAGGAACTGTTCCCGGGCATGGAGGTTCTGGAGCACCACGCCTTCCGCCTCACCCGCAACGAGGACCTGGAGGTCGAGGAGGACGACGCCGAGAACCTCCTCCAGGCCCTGGAGAAGGAGCTCATGCGGCGCCGCTTCGGGCCGCCGGTGCGCCTGGAGGTCGAGGAGTCCATCGACCGCGAGGTCCTGGACCTGCTGGTGCGCGAGCTGAAGATCAGCGAGGCCGAGGTCTACCCGCTGCCGGGCCCGCTGGACCTGACGGGCCTGTTCCGGATCGCCTCCCTGGACCGGCCCGAGCTGAAGTACCGCAAGTTCGTCGCCGGCACCCACCGCGACCTCGCCGAGGTCGAGTCGGCGTCCGCGCCGGACATCTTCGCCGCCCTGCGCGAGCGGGACGTGCTGCTGCACCACCCGTACGACTCGTTCTCGACCTCCGTCCAGGCCTTCCTGGAGCAGGCCGCCGGCGACCCGGACGTCCTCGCCATCAAGCAGACCCTGTACCGGACGTCGGGCGACTCCCCGATAGTCGACGCGCTCATCGAGGCCGCCGAGGCCGGCAAGCAGGTCCTGGTCCTGGTCGAGATCAAGGCCCGCTTCGACGAGCACGCCAACATCAAGTGGGCCCGCAAGCTGGAGGAGGCCGGCTGCCACGTGGTCTACGGCCTGGTCGGCCTGAAGACCCACTGCAAGCTGTCGCTGGTGGTCCGCCAGGAGGGCGAGACGCTCCGCCGCTACAGCCACGTCGGCACCGGCAACTACCACCCGAAGACGGCCCGCCTCTACGAGGACCTCGGCCTGCTCACGGCAGACCCGCAGGTCGGCGCGGACCTCTCGGACCTCTTCAACCGCCTGTCCGGCTACTCGCGCCGGGAGACCTACCGCCGGCTGCTCGTGGCGCCCAAGTCGCTGCGCGACGGCCTGGTCTCGCGGATCACCAAGGAAGTCCAGCACCACCGCGCGGGGCGGCCCGCGTACGTCCGCATCAAGGTCAACTCGATGGTCGACGAGGCCGTCATCGACGCCTGCTACCGCGCCGCCCAGGCGGGCGTGCCGGTGGACATCTGGGTGCGCGGCATCTGCGCGGTGCGCCCGGGCGTGGCGGGCCTGTCGGAGAACATCCGGGTCCGCTCGATCCTCGGCCGTTTCCTGGAGCACTCCCGGGTGTTCGCCTTCGGCAACGGCGGCGAGCCCGAGGTGTGGTTCGGCAGCGCCGACATGATGCACCGCAACCTCGACCGCCGGATAGAGGCCCTCGTCCGGGTCACCGACCCGGCCCACCGGGCGGCCCTGAACCGGCTGCTGGAGACGGGCATGTCCGACTCCACCGCCTCCTGGCACCTCGGCCCGGACGGCGACTGGACCCGGCATGCGACCGACGCGGACGGACAGCCCCTGCGCAACGTCCAGGAGATGCTCATAGACGCCCGGAGGCGCCGGCGTGGCACAGCAACACCTTGA
- a CDS encoding ABC transporter permease yields MSAAAVGAPAAARRFPEPRGLLLAMLRVHRTALLFWLGLVAVAAGALLWGLGPGADNAWAEYRASGCGGDSPGLGCDLPGPAYGRYETVVACAAGLLAVLPVLTGAWAGGALIGRELESGTADLAWTQSVTPARWLAAKLAVPALLLVPGTLAITLLHRALWASDSHVTHVLGWREWHDDSVFEANGILATAHPLAALALGVLAGLVVRRTLPALAAAALAVTALIYVLDEVRPHLWPMPPGTLVLMHGHPASHFWPLQLVETGIVLTLAALAVAVSFALLRRRTGAAV; encoded by the coding sequence ATGAGCGCCGCGGCCGTCGGGGCACCCGCCGCCGCCCGGCGCTTCCCGGAGCCGCGCGGCCTGCTCCTGGCCATGCTCCGGGTGCACCGCACGGCACTGCTGTTCTGGCTGGGACTGGTGGCGGTGGCCGCCGGGGCGCTGCTGTGGGGGCTCGGGCCGGGAGCGGACAACGCCTGGGCGGAGTACCGGGCGTCGGGCTGCGGCGGGGACAGCCCCGGCCTCGGCTGTGACCTCCCCGGGCCCGCGTACGGCCGCTACGAGACGGTCGTGGCGTGCGCCGCCGGGCTCCTCGCCGTCCTGCCGGTGCTCACCGGGGCCTGGGCGGGCGGCGCGCTCATCGGCCGCGAGCTGGAGAGCGGCACCGCCGACCTGGCCTGGACCCAGTCCGTCACCCCGGCCCGCTGGCTCGCCGCCAAGCTCGCCGTCCCCGCCCTGCTGCTCGTCCCGGGCACGCTCGCCATCACCCTGCTGCACCGGGCGCTGTGGGCGTCCGACAGCCACGTGACGCACGTCCTGGGCTGGCGCGAGTGGCACGACGACAGCGTCTTCGAGGCCAACGGCATCCTCGCCACCGCCCACCCCCTGGCCGCCCTCGCCCTCGGCGTCCTGGCCGGCCTGGTGGTGCGCCGGACACTGCCCGCCCTCGCTGCCGCGGCCCTGGCCGTCACGGCGCTGATCTACGTGCTCGACGAAGTGCGCCCGCACCTGTGGCCGATGCCCCCCGGGACACTCGTCCTGATGCACGGGCACCCGGCCTCCCACTTCTGGCCCCTCCAGCTCGTGGAGACCGGCATCGTTCTGACCCTCGCCGCCCTGGCGGTCGCCGTCTCGTTCGCCCTGCTGCGCCGTCGCACGGGAGCGGCCGTATGA